The Aminipila terrae nucleotide sequence TGCTTTAAGAAAGAAGGTAATGTCTATGATCCACTCACCATTTATTCCAATTGACCAGCTTACACGATTTGAATCAGATCAGTATAGTGATGAGGACCTTCTGGAGGTTATTGTAAAATACAGCGGAGACATCATGCAAGTAGGTAAAGAGCTGGATGCCTTTGTAGAAATACTAGACCCAAACTACGCCATTTTCACCATATCTTTGGGTAACCTTGCAAAACTATACAGCTATAACCAGGTTGAATATATTGAACTGCCCAAAAACCTTACTTATTTTTTAAGGGAAAACCTGAATAGCTCCTGTATTTCACAGGTTCAACGACCTACTTCTTTCGGCCTGACCGGAAATGGTATTGCAATTGGTATCATTGATTCTGGCATTGACTATACTCATCCTGATTTTCAGAATCAGGATGGAACAACCCGAATTTTATTTTTATGGGATCAGTCAATAGATGGAAATCCTCCTGAAGGATTCAGAAATGGTTCAGAATATACAAAAGCACAGATTGATGAAGCATTAGCCAGTGATACACCCTACACCCATGTTCCCAGTGTTGACAGTGTGGGTCATGGTACTGCTGTAGCTGGAATTGCAGCAGGAAACGGTAACTCTTCTGATGCTGTTGAAAAAGGTGTGGCGCCCAATGCTTCTTTAATAGTAGTAAAACTGGGGCACCGAGGAAGTCCTTCTTTTACCAGAACAACTGAAATCATGAGGGCAGTAAAATATATTTCAGATAAAGCACAAGAAGTAAATATGCCTGTTTCTATGAATATAAGCTATGGCACAAATAATGGTTCTCATGATGGGAACTCTTTGTTTGAAAGTTATATTGATGATGTATCAGTGCGCTGGCGCTCCAGTATTTGTGTTGCTTCAGGCAACGAAGGCTCTTCCGCTCATCATTACAGTAAACTACTGACTCAGGGAGCTACGGATACAGTAGAATTTTCTATATCTGAAAATATTCAGAGCCTTTACATGACTATATGGAAAAATTTCGTGGACACCATGACTTTTGAAGTTATTTCCCCAAGTGGAAAATCTACAGGAGTCATTTCTCCTCTCCAGCGAGTCACACGTTTTACCCTAGATAATGTTCTGGTTTCTGTACTGTATGGCCAGCCTACTCATTACAACAGTTCACAGGAAATATATATTCTTTTCAGGGGAGTAAACAAGCCTATACCCGGAGGCCTTTGGAATCTGGTGGTAAAAGGCACCCAGATTACTTACGGATTATTCGATATATGGCTTCCAACTTTGGAAGAAGTAACGCAGTATACAAACTTTCTCCGTCCAGCTGTAACAAATACCATTACAATCCCTGCAACCGCTTTTAAAGTAATTTCTGTAGGGGGATATAATTCTGTCCTTAAAAGTATTGCAGATTTTTCAGGCCAGGGAACCATAAGAAATATAGATTTTATAAAACCTGATTTAGTTGCTCCTGCAGTAAATATTCTTACAACCCGTGCAGGAGGAGGTTATGATACCTTTACAGGCACCAGCGTGGCTGCTCCTTTTGTCACAGGCTCTGCAGCATTAATGATGGAATGGGGTCTCCTCCGTGGCAACGATCCTTTTCTATACGGGCAACGGATAAAAGCCTTTTTATGGAAGGGAGCTGAAAGGTCCTCTACACTTACTTATCCAAATCCAATGTGGGGATATGGCTCATTAAGCCTGTGTAACACCATGGATTTACTTGTTGAATATAATCAGACGGGAATAGCATTTTCGTAGGCAATGAATCTGGAAAATAGTCTATACTGGAGGTATACATTCATGGATAACGATATCTTATACTCACCAGATGTTGTTGATTTTACTATTAGAAAAGGCTCTTCTTATGAAAATCTTATACTTGCACACCCGGGCCTAATTGCAACTCACACCGTTGCAGATACTTATATCATATGTTATACAAAGATAAATGATTTTCTGGAAATAGCTACATATATGGGCGCTGACTTAAGAAACAGCATCCCCAACGTTGTGGGACTTACTGACCAGCAAAGTCTGGATGCCGCCGGTATCCTCCAGGTACAGCAGCAGCCTTATCTGAATCTAAACGGCAAAGATGTGCTGATTGGATTTGTAGATACAGGGATTGATTATACCCAGAAAGTCTTTCAGTATGAAGACGGAACCAGCAAAATTAAATATTTATACGATCAAACCATACCTGGTATCCCCCCTGCTGGCTTTCCCCTGGGCACAGAATATACCAATGATCAGATTAATGCTGCCCTCACATCCCCTACCCCTTATGAAATAGTTCCTCAAAGAGATGTGGCAGGTCATGGTACTTTTCTGGCCTCTGTAGCTGCAGGAAGGCAGCTGGAGGATTTTATAGGAGCAGCGCCAGATTCTGAAATAATTATGGTTAAATTAAAAAAGGCATATCCTTTCTATCTTGAGAATTATTGTGTTCCTCCTGATCAGGAAAATGCATTTGCATCTACCTCTGTGATGATTGGAGTTCAGTATATTTTACAAAAGGCAAAAGAGTTAAACCGACCGGTGGCTATTTGTCTCGGTCTGGGTTCTAATTTCGACAGTCATGACGGTTATAGTACTCTTGAAGAATACCTTTTTAATATGTCTAATATACCCGGTGTATGCATTTGCGTTTCTGTGGGAAACGAAAGCCAGGCAAGGCATCATTTTTCTTACCAGATGACTAAAGGTAGTGCCCCTGTAAATATCGATATAAAAGTTGGAGAAGATGCCGGGAATATTTTTGTTGTTGTAGCCAACAGGGTCAGTGACCGGGTTTCTGTATCTGTACGTTCACCAACAGGAGAAATGGTAAGCAGGGTGCCCTCAAAAGCTGGCTATACCGTTGAGACCCCTCTGGTGCTGGAACGTTCCCGAATTACAGTCTCCTATTTTTTCCCTCTGGAAGGCAGCGGTGACCAGATCAGCGTGGTCAGAATACTGGATTCTACTCCCGGTGTATGGACCATTATCGTTTATGGGGATATCATTATAAATGGCAGCCTTAATGCATGGCTTCCCATGACAGGGTTCGTTTCCCCTACTGTGGAATTTTTATCCTCTGATCCTTATACCACCATAACTTATCCTGCCAATGCACTGGGCCCTATCCGATGTGGTGCTTACAACAGCTTCCGTGACAGCCTTTATCCAAGAACCTCCTGGGGGCCTACCAGGTTGTCTGAAAAGGTACCAGACTTAGTGGCTCCTGGATATCAGGTAGGAGGTTATTACCCCATTGGTTACGGTACCATGGACGGCACAAGTGTATCCACTGCAATTACTGCTGGGGCCTGCGCCCTTATGTTACAATGGGGAATCGTAGAAGGTCACGATTTAGGTTTTTCTACTCCTTTAATAAGAGCCTATCTCATTCGGGGATGTAATCGCAGTGATGTAATCCAGTATCCTAATTATCAATGGGGTTATGGCAGCCTGAACCTGATGCAGACCTTTACTTATATGCGTGAATTATAAGTAAACATCATAGAAAAAAACTCTATATCTTGAAAAACTGGAGGTGTCTTCCTTTGGATAACGATAGCCTATATTCACCGGATGTTGTTGACTTTATAATTAGAAAAGCGTCTTCTTATGAAAGCCTTATATTAAACCATCCAGGTCTTCTTGCATGCCACGATATTGGTATGTATTATATCTGTTATGCAAAAATCCCAGACTACACAGAAATGATTTCATATATGGGTACGGATTATATCAACAGTGTTCCAAAAGTTATGGGACTACTGGATCGTCAAAGCCTGGAGGCTGCCGGTATTATACAGGTACAGCAACAACCCTATTTAAATCTTAATGGTAAAAATGTTTTAATTGGTTTTGTTGATACGGGAATAGACTATACCCAGAAGGTATTTCAATATGATGATGGAACCAGCAAGATCCAGTATATATATGACCAGACTGCTCCAGGAACTCCTCCTGAAGGTTTTCCTCTTGGAACAGAATATAACAATGAACAGATTAATGCAGCTTTGGCATCTGATACCCCTTACGACATTGTTCCCCAACAGGACACTGCCGGCCACGGTACGTTTTTAGCTTCCGTATCTGCAGGTCGTCCAATGGATGATTTTATAGGCGCCGCACCAGATTCTGAAATCATTATGGTTAAGCTGAAAAAAGCGTACCCCTTTTATTTAAACAGATTTTTTGTTCCGGCAGAGCAGGAAAATGCCTTTGAATCTTCATCTGCTATGATTGGTGTACAATATATCCTGCAGAAAGCAAAAGAACTGGACCGTCCTGTCGTAATATGTATTGGTCTTGGCTCCAATTATGACAGCCATGACGGCTTCGGGTTTATTGAAGAATACTTATTTAATATGTCAAATGTTCCAGGTGTCTGCATCTGTATTGCCGTAGGTAATGAAAGTCAGGCCAGACACCATTATTTCCAGCGCTTTTCTAAAGAAGGAACTCCAGAGAGCATCGATATAAAAGTTGGAGAGAATGCTGGTGACATATTTATATTAGTTACAAACCCTATCAGTGACAGGGTTTCTGTATCTGTGCGTTCACCTACTGGAGAACTTGTAAGCCGTGTACCCGCAAAAGCAGGTAATACTTTTACCACGCAGCTTGTGCTGGAACGGTCAGAAGTCAGTGTGTCCTATTTCTTTCCACTGGAGGGAAGCGGTGACCAGGTCACCATAGTCAAGATAAAGAATGCTACTCCAGGAATATGGACCATTACAGCTTACGGAGACATAATCCAGGATGGCAGCATTAATGCCTGGCTTCCCATCACAGGATTTATTTCACCGGCTGTTGAATTTCTTTCTTCAGATCCATATAACACGGTTACTTCACCTGCTAATGCACTGGGGGGAATTCATTGCGGTGCCTATAACAGTATTCGTAACAGTCTTTATCCAGAATCCTCATGGGGTGCCGTTCGGTCATTACTGGATATTCCTGATTTAGTTGCCCCCGGCTACCAGGTTGGAGGATTCTATCCCACTGGATATGGTACGATGAATGGCACAAGTGTTGCTACTGCTATTACTTCTGGTGCCTGTGCACTTATGCTGCAATGGGGCATTGTAGAAGGGAATAATATGGGTTTAAGCACACCTTTGATCAGAGCCTATCTGATTCGTGGATGCAGCCGTACAGAAGTCATGGAATACCCAAATCCCCAGTGGGGATATGGAACATTAAACTTAATACAGACCTTTTTTTATATGCGTGAATTATAACATATGCAATAGATAAATATTAAAAATGCTTTGACAGGAGGTGTTTTTACTTGGATGATGATGCCCTGTATTCACCAGACATTGTTGACTTTATCATCAGAAAAGGATCTTATAATGAATCCCTTATTTTAAACCACCCAGGACTTATTGCCACTCACACGGTAGCAGAAACTTATATTATATGTTTTGTAACTGTGAGTGCCTTTGCAGATATTGCCAATTATATTGCCACCAGTTTACGGGATAATATTCCAAATGTTGTTGGCCTCACAGATCAGGAAAGCCTGGAAGCTGCGGGCATTAAACAGGTTCAGCAGCAACCTTATCTGAATCTAAACGGGAGAAATGTGCTGATTGGATTTGTGGATACTGGTATTGATTATACAAAAGAGGTTTTTAGATATGAGGATGGAACCAGTAAAATTAAATTTATATACGACCAGAGCATTGCTGGAAATCCCCCTGCTGGTTTTCCTCTAGGTACAGAATATACCAATGAACAAATAAATTCCGCTCTAAGTTCCGCAGAAGACCCTTATTCCATTGTACCCCATAAGGACACTGCAGGTCACGGTACATTTCTGGCATCCGTAGCAGCTGGACGCACTGAGGGTGATTTTTCAGGCGCAGCTCCGGATTCAGAAATCATTATGGTTAAGTTAAAGAAAGCCTATCCCTATTATCTTAAAAATTATTGTGTACCTGCTGACCAGGAAAATGCATTTGAATCTACATCTGTTATGATGGGGGTCGAATATATTTTACAAAAATCCCAGGAACTGCACCTCCCTGTGGTTATCTGTATCGGTCTGGGTTCAAATTATGACAGTCATGACGGCCTTGGCCCTCTTGAAGAGTATTTATATTTCACCTGTAATAATCCCGGGGTTTGTACCTGCATCTCCGTTGGAAATGAAAGCCAGGCAAAGCATCATTTTTTTCAAAAATTTTCAAAGGAAAAAACACCTATAAATATAAGTACTAA carries:
- a CDS encoding S8 family peptidase yields the protein MIHSPFIPIDQLTRFESDQYSDEDLLEVIVKYSGDIMQVGKELDAFVEILDPNYAIFTISLGNLAKLYSYNQVEYIELPKNLTYFLRENLNSSCISQVQRPTSFGLTGNGIAIGIIDSGIDYTHPDFQNQDGTTRILFLWDQSIDGNPPEGFRNGSEYTKAQIDEALASDTPYTHVPSVDSVGHGTAVAGIAAGNGNSSDAVEKGVAPNASLIVVKLGHRGSPSFTRTTEIMRAVKYISDKAQEVNMPVSMNISYGTNNGSHDGNSLFESYIDDVSVRWRSSICVASGNEGSSAHHYSKLLTQGATDTVEFSISENIQSLYMTIWKNFVDTMTFEVISPSGKSTGVISPLQRVTRFTLDNVLVSVLYGQPTHYNSSQEIYILFRGVNKPIPGGLWNLVVKGTQITYGLFDIWLPTLEEVTQYTNFLRPAVTNTITIPATAFKVISVGGYNSVLKSIADFSGQGTIRNIDFIKPDLVAPAVNILTTRAGGGYDTFTGTSVAAPFVTGSAALMMEWGLLRGNDPFLYGQRIKAFLWKGAERSSTLTYPNPMWGYGSLSLCNTMDLLVEYNQTGIAFS
- a CDS encoding S8 family peptidase → MDNDILYSPDVVDFTIRKGSSYENLILAHPGLIATHTVADTYIICYTKINDFLEIATYMGADLRNSIPNVVGLTDQQSLDAAGILQVQQQPYLNLNGKDVLIGFVDTGIDYTQKVFQYEDGTSKIKYLYDQTIPGIPPAGFPLGTEYTNDQINAALTSPTPYEIVPQRDVAGHGTFLASVAAGRQLEDFIGAAPDSEIIMVKLKKAYPFYLENYCVPPDQENAFASTSVMIGVQYILQKAKELNRPVAICLGLGSNFDSHDGYSTLEEYLFNMSNIPGVCICVSVGNESQARHHFSYQMTKGSAPVNIDIKVGEDAGNIFVVVANRVSDRVSVSVRSPTGEMVSRVPSKAGYTVETPLVLERSRITVSYFFPLEGSGDQISVVRILDSTPGVWTIIVYGDIIINGSLNAWLPMTGFVSPTVEFLSSDPYTTITYPANALGPIRCGAYNSFRDSLYPRTSWGPTRLSEKVPDLVAPGYQVGGYYPIGYGTMDGTSVSTAITAGACALMLQWGIVEGHDLGFSTPLIRAYLIRGCNRSDVIQYPNYQWGYGSLNLMQTFTYMREL
- a CDS encoding S8 family peptidase is translated as MDNDSLYSPDVVDFIIRKASSYESLILNHPGLLACHDIGMYYICYAKIPDYTEMISYMGTDYINSVPKVMGLLDRQSLEAAGIIQVQQQPYLNLNGKNVLIGFVDTGIDYTQKVFQYDDGTSKIQYIYDQTAPGTPPEGFPLGTEYNNEQINAALASDTPYDIVPQQDTAGHGTFLASVSAGRPMDDFIGAAPDSEIIMVKLKKAYPFYLNRFFVPAEQENAFESSSAMIGVQYILQKAKELDRPVVICIGLGSNYDSHDGFGFIEEYLFNMSNVPGVCICIAVGNESQARHHYFQRFSKEGTPESIDIKVGENAGDIFILVTNPISDRVSVSVRSPTGELVSRVPAKAGNTFTTQLVLERSEVSVSYFFPLEGSGDQVTIVKIKNATPGIWTITAYGDIIQDGSINAWLPITGFISPAVEFLSSDPYNTVTSPANALGGIHCGAYNSIRNSLYPESSWGAVRSLLDIPDLVAPGYQVGGFYPTGYGTMNGTSVATAITSGACALMLQWGIVEGNNMGLSTPLIRAYLIRGCSRTEVMEYPNPQWGYGTLNLIQTFFYMREL
- a CDS encoding S8 family peptidase — translated: MDDDALYSPDIVDFIIRKGSYNESLILNHPGLIATHTVAETYIICFVTVSAFADIANYIATSLRDNIPNVVGLTDQESLEAAGIKQVQQQPYLNLNGRNVLIGFVDTGIDYTKEVFRYEDGTSKIKFIYDQSIAGNPPAGFPLGTEYTNEQINSALSSAEDPYSIVPHKDTAGHGTFLASVAAGRTEGDFSGAAPDSEIIMVKLKKAYPYYLKNYCVPADQENAFESTSVMMGVEYILQKSQELHLPVVICIGLGSNYDSHDGLGPLEEYLYFTCNNPGVCTCISVGNESQAKHHFFQKFSKEKTPINISTKTGENAGDIFIAISNKLCDRISVSVKSPTGEMINRIPAKSGYTLTTSLTLEPSRVSVSYFFPLEGSGEQVTIVKILDATPGIWLITVYGDLIINGSIHAWLPLTGFVSPTVEFLSSDPYTTITYPATDYGSIRCGAYNYLNDSLYPKSSWGPTRIEPNVPDLVAPGYQIGGYYPTGYGTMSGTSVATAITAGACALLMQWGIVEGNDLGFCTPLVRAYLIRGCNRSNLVQYPNNQWGYGSLNLMQTFHYMRQK